A genomic segment from Necator americanus strain Aroian chromosome III, whole genome shotgun sequence encodes:
- a CDS encoding hypothetical protein (NECATOR_CHRIII.G12512.T1): MLLLLLSALILLLASKDVVCHQVCHPFLSEFSTLRFRTTAHLQYIELAATEECRTVEAMNEPSYGLLVLNTKLPLNGCYFHRYASFVYERFVQEM, encoded by the exons atgcttctacttttacttagtgctcttaTACTTCTGCTAGCTTCTAAAGACGTCGTTTGTCATCAAGTTTGTCATCCGttcctaagcgaattttcgacgctACGTTTCCGAACAACTGCTcatcttcaatatattgaattggctgCAACGGAAGAGTGCCGCACTGTTGAAGCTATGAATGAACCCTCCTATGGTCTcttagtactcaatacgaagttaCCCCTG AATGGATGCTATTTCCACCGGTACGCTTCTTTTGTCTACGAACGTTTCGTTCAGGAAATGTGA
- a CDS encoding hypothetical protein (NECATOR_CHRIII.G12513.T1), with product MLHFVFRLFLLFAVLASVQACDCSNLKPGKCCTNWRGQSCCHFRKRRAVEDVYGKRFEELRYAQETDPDEN from the exons ATGTTGCACTTTGTGTTTCggcttttccttctctttgcTGTTCTCGCTTCCGTACAAGCTTGCGATTGCAGCAACCTGAAACCAG GTAAATGTTGCACTAACTGGCGTGGACAATCGTGCTGCCATTTCCGAAAGAGGAGAGCCGTAGAGGATGTGTATGGCAAACGCTTCGAAGAGCTGCGTTACGCGCAAGAAACAGATCCAGACGAAaactaa
- a CDS encoding hypothetical protein (NECATOR_CHRIII.G12514.T1), with amino-acid sequence MLHFVFRLFLLFAVLASVQACDCSNLKPGKCCTNWRGQSCCHFRKRRAVEDVYGKRFEELRYAQETDPDEN; translated from the exons ATGTTGCACTTTGTGTTTCggcttttccttctctttgcTGTTCTCGCTTCCGTGCAAGCTTGCGATTGCAGCAACCTGAAACCAG GTAAATGTTGCACTAACTGGCGTGGACAATCGTGCTGCCATTTCCGAAAGAGGAGAGCCGTAGAGGATGTGTATGGCAAACGCTTCGAAGAGCTGCGTTACGCGCAAGAAACAGATCCAGACGAAaactaa